In a single window of the Callithrix jacchus isolate 240 chromosome 1, calJac240_pri, whole genome shotgun sequence genome:
- the LOC128932067 gene encoding uncharacterized protein LOC128932067 isoform X5 — MAKRKSAEAAAALAGAGQREVSVGGGSGPGLGWPERSQRMQRWRPGPPRPGPATGTSAAGAAAALARPERSQRRWWQWPHPSEREDCRRQPARPGWREVGVGGGGCGSAVRASRGGFSVMVEDETGLCGFSGFARPAALCHEKEELSAACWRLEPGTTARLAAVGGRDGDCRAPERQSFALVTQAWSAMAQSRLTATYASWVQAILLSQPPE, encoded by the exons ATGGCCAAAAGGAAGTCAGCTGAGGCGGCGGCGGCCCTGGCTGGAGCAGGCCAGAGAGAAGTCAGCGTAGGCGGCGGCAGCGGCCCTGGCCTGGGCTGGCCAGAGAGAAGTCAGCGGATGCAGCGATGGCGGCCCGGGCCACCCCGGCCTGGCCCAGCCACAGGGACGTCAGCGGCGGGGGCGGCAGCGGCCCTGGCCCGGCCAGAGAGAAGTCAGCGGAGGTGGTGGCAGTGGCCCCACCCCAGTGAGAGGGAAGACTGTAGGCGGCAGCCAGCCAGGCCCGGGTGGAGGGAAGTCGGCGTAGGCGGGGGCGGCTGCGGCAGCGCGGTCAGAGCGAGCCGAGGTGGCTTCAGCGTGATGGTGGAGGACGAGACAGGTCTCTGCG GCTTTTCTGGCTTTGCCCGCCCAGCTGCTCTGTGCCATGAGAAGGAAGAGCTATCTGCTGcatgctggaggctggagcctgGCACCACGGCTCGCCTTGCTGCAGTGGGTGGCAGGGACGGAGACTGCAGAGCGCCGGAGAG acagagtttcgctcttgttacccaggcctggagtgcaatggcgcaatctcggctcaccgcaacctacgcctcctgggttcaggcaattctcctgtctcagcctcctgagtag